The genomic segment CTGGTGGAAAAAGCAGACAAGGAACTCAAGCACCGCTACCCACTGCATTTAGGCGTTACAGAGGCAGGTAACGGCGAGGAGGGACGCGTGAAATCTGCCATCGGTATCGGTGCCCTTCTGGAAGATGGCTTAGGCGATACCATTCGCGTCTCGCTCACGGAAGACCCTGTCAATGAAGTCCACTTCGGCTTTGAGTTAGTCAGAAAATACAACGCCAAGCTTTGGGTTCACGCTGAGACACTCGGCGACTTTGCCAAGAGTTTTGTTGAACCGAAAGAAGAAGAGCCACCCTTTACGCCTTATGAATTCAACCGCCGTGAGTCCATTAAAATCACGGTTGGCCATTTAGAAATGGGCGGCGATGCCGTGCCACGTGTGGAGCTTGATGTCAGAACTCCGCTCTCTGATGTAGAGCATGTGCGCGATGAAATCATCTTCTCTGCTAAGCCCTTCCTTGCCGAAGGCGCAAAATCAGAATTCACTTCCATTGAGACCGACTTTATTGACGAAGTCAAAGCCGTGCAGCAAGCCTTGGCTGAAAAGTTTGTCTCACCTATTCTTTCTGTCTCGGTTAAGGAAATGCTGACGGCACAAGCATTGGTCAACACTGTCGATAAAATTCGTCTCAACATCAAGAAAGGTGATGCACCTTTTGAGAAAGAAGGCTTGCAACATCTCGTTGGCAGAGCTGCTATTGAGTTTTCATTTGTCAAGACCGATGAGACCGATACGGCGATTGCAGAAATTCTCACGCGCCTTGCAGACCGCTGCAAAGCGGTTGGGCTGGAGAAGGCAATGTTCTCCATTCAAGCGAAGGAAATCATCTTCCCGTATCGGCGTTTGGCACAAGCCTTCAAGCGCGCTGGCATCCGGTATCCTATTGTACTACGCTACGACGCCTGCCATATCAAACCGACCGAAAATCCTGCCGCAAAGATTCCTGAGTCTAAGGTCGATGCGGCGACGCTCTGTGCAGTTTCAGTTCAATTAGGCACCCTGCTTTGCGACGGCATTGGCGACGCTGTTGCACTTCGCTCGAACCTATCGCGTGGCGATGAGTTAAATCTTATCTACAACATTCTGCAGGCTACGCGCTACCGAATGACAAAGACAGAGTTCATTTCTTGCCCTTCATGCGGACGCACACTCTTTGATTTGGAGGAAGTGACTGCAAAAATCAAAGCGCGCACAGCACACCTCAAAGGCTTGAAGATTGGCATTATGGGCTGCATTGTCAACGGCCCTGGCGAAATGGCGGATGCAGACTTCGGCTATGTCGGCACAGGCGTTGGACAGATTTCACTCTACGTTGGCAAAGAAGTGGTCGAGCGCAATATCCCTGAAGCAGAAGCCGTCGACCGCTTGGTTGAACTCATCAAGCGACACGGAAAGTGGCGTGAGCCTGAGGAAGTGGAGGAACATAGCAACAAAGTGTTGTGAAACCCTTTATCCCTTTGCAGAGAGAATCGGGTGAGAGCAAGTAGCAATCACATTGAGCCGTGCATGCTCTCAACCTGATACAGTTTCCTCTGAAGGGCATAGCTTAAAACACTGGTTCTGCAAACTCTTTTAAGCGCTCGAGCGACTCGTCTTCTATCTCTTTATGCAAGCTATTGCCGTGTGAATCCATTGTGCAAATGGCGGCAAAGCCCTCCACTTGTAAGTGCCACATTGCTTCGGGCACTCCCATCTCTTCAAGGAAGTGCACACCTGTTACCTCTTTAATGCATTGCGCATAGTATTGTGCTGCGCCGCCAATCGCATTCAGATAGACGGCGCCATACTCTTGCAGTCCTTTCAGCGTTTTTGCCCCCATTCCACCTTTCCCAATCACAGCGCGTAGCCCTAACCGCTTAATCACATCGGCTTGATATGGCTCTTCCCGAATTGAGGTGGTTGGGCCTGCAGCCGTAATCTTATACTTGCCATTTTCTTTGAGGACAACAGGACCGCAGTGATAGAGCACCCCTCCACGTGTATCGACTGGCATTGTCTCTGCTGTAAGGTTGTGGTGCACCACATAGTGATGAAATGCATCACGCCCTGTATGCACTTCGCCATTGATAATGACAATATCGCCAACCTTGACCTTACGAATCTTTTCCTCACTAATTGGGGCTTGCAGCACAATTTCTTTGCCTGTCAGCGGAATGCCTGCGCCTTTTGCCAGCTTTTTGATTTCATCGCTTTCACGGTAGAGCCACTTGATAATTTTCCCGCTTGAGTC from the Chloroherpetonaceae bacterium genome contains:
- the ispG gene encoding (E)-4-hydroxy-3-methylbut-2-enyl-diphosphate synthase; the protein is MYVTNPYTYRRRKTIEVGFGDLKLGGMNPIRVESMTTTDTMDTEATVEQCRRLYEAGCEIIRITAPSMKEAENLGEISKRLRQMGIRTPLVADIHFTPNAALKAVEFVENVRINPGNYADRKKFVVREYTDAEYEAELERIHDQFKPLVLKCKEYGRSMRIGTNHGSLSDRIMNRYGDTPLGMVESALEFARICELYGYYDFIFSMKSSNPQVMIQAYRLLVEKADKELKHRYPLHLGVTEAGNGEEGRVKSAIGIGALLEDGLGDTIRVSLTEDPVNEVHFGFELVRKYNAKLWVHAETLGDFAKSFVEPKEEEPPFTPYEFNRRESIKITVGHLEMGGDAVPRVELDVRTPLSDVEHVRDEIIFSAKPFLAEGAKSEFTSIETDFIDEVKAVQQALAEKFVSPILSVSVKEMLTAQALVNTVDKIRLNIKKGDAPFEKEGLQHLVGRAAIEFSFVKTDETDTAIAEILTRLADRCKAVGLEKAMFSIQAKEIIFPYRRLAQAFKRAGIRYPIVLRYDACHIKPTENPAAKIPESKVDAATLCAVSVQLGTLLCDGIGDAVALRSNLSRGDELNLIYNILQATRYRMTKTEFISCPSCGRTLFDLEEVTAKIKARTAHLKGLKIGIMGCIVNGPGEMADADFGYVGTGVGQISLYVGKEVVERNIPEAEAVDRLVELIKRHGKWREPEEVEEHSNKVL